A genomic window from Streptomyces mirabilis includes:
- a CDS encoding (2Fe-2S)-binding protein has protein sequence MRITVTVNGEQYTRDVEPRLLLVHFLRDELGLTGTHWGCDTSNCGVCTVWLDGTPVKSCTVLAVMADGHEVRTVEGLAHGAELDPVQQGFIACHGLQCGFCTPGMMMTARWLLDHDADPSEEDIREAISGQMCRCTGYENIVRSIRWAAEHGGGARTADADADTEPAPGREEVRA, from the coding sequence ATGCGGATCACGGTGACCGTGAACGGCGAGCAGTACACGAGGGACGTGGAACCCAGGCTGCTGCTCGTGCACTTCCTGCGCGACGAACTCGGACTCACCGGCACCCACTGGGGCTGCGACACCTCCAACTGCGGGGTGTGCACCGTCTGGCTGGACGGGACGCCGGTCAAGTCCTGCACCGTACTCGCGGTGATGGCCGACGGCCACGAGGTGCGGACCGTCGAGGGCCTGGCGCACGGGGCCGAACTCGACCCGGTGCAACAGGGATTCATCGCCTGCCACGGCCTGCAGTGCGGCTTCTGCACGCCGGGGATGATGATGACGGCACGCTGGCTGCTCGACCACGACGCGGATCCGTCGGAGGAGGACATCCGCGAGGCCATCTCCGGACAGATGTGCCGCTGCACCGGTTACGAGAACATCGTGCGCTCCATCCGCTGGGCCGCCGAGCACGGCGGTGGGGCGCGGACTGCGGACGCAGACGCGGACACCGAGCCGGCGCCCGGCCGCGAGGAGGTGCGGGCATGA
- a CDS encoding xanthine dehydrogenase family protein subunit M — protein MQVPAAFQYERATSLEQAIELLTRYGPEARVVAGGHSLLPMMKLRLAQPEALIDINGLGELAMIRVDGHDLAVGAMVRHAELLASPVVGEHFPILRDAERVIADPLVRNRGTVGGSLCQADPSEDLSAAFSALRATLVAQGPGGRRTIGIREFFLGPYETALNEAELLVEIRVPIRSHASAYRKVERRVGDWAVVAAGAVLEISDGVITEAGIGLTAVGARRFVAEQAEDFLRGGRPDDEGFTEAGRIAAQECRPTADQRGPVDYKRHLAGELTTRALRAAAARAQGQEA, from the coding sequence ATGCAGGTTCCGGCTGCATTCCAGTACGAGAGGGCCACCAGCCTCGAGCAGGCGATCGAGCTGCTCACACGGTACGGCCCCGAGGCCCGGGTAGTGGCGGGCGGACACAGCCTGCTGCCGATGATGAAGCTGCGGCTGGCCCAGCCCGAAGCCCTGATCGACATCAACGGCCTCGGCGAGCTGGCGATGATCCGGGTGGACGGGCACGACCTGGCCGTCGGAGCGATGGTCCGCCACGCGGAGCTGCTCGCCTCGCCGGTCGTCGGCGAACACTTCCCCATCCTGAGGGACGCGGAACGGGTCATCGCCGATCCGCTCGTCCGCAACCGGGGCACCGTGGGCGGCTCGCTGTGCCAGGCCGATCCGTCGGAGGACCTGTCCGCGGCGTTCTCGGCACTGCGGGCGACCCTGGTCGCCCAGGGCCCGGGAGGCAGGCGCACCATCGGGATCAGGGAGTTCTTCCTCGGGCCGTACGAGACCGCGCTGAACGAAGCGGAGCTCTTGGTGGAGATCCGGGTGCCCATCCGTTCGCACGCCAGCGCCTACCGCAAGGTCGAGCGCAGGGTGGGTGACTGGGCGGTCGTCGCCGCGGGAGCGGTGCTGGAGATCTCCGACGGGGTCATCACCGAGGCAGGGATCGGACTGACCGCGGTGGGTGCTCGACGGTTCGTGGCCGAGCAGGCGGAGGACTTCCTGCGCGGCGGACGGCCGGACGACGAGGGTTTCACCGAGGCGGGCCGGATCGCCGCGCAGGAGTGCAGGCCGACGGCCGATCAGCGCGGCCCGGTCGACTACAAGCGGCATCTGGCCGGGGAGCTCACCACGCGGGCGCTGCGTGCCGCCGCCGCGCGTGCCCAGGGGCAGGAGGCGTGA